In one window of Clupea harengus chromosome 4, Ch_v2.0.2, whole genome shotgun sequence DNA:
- the LOC116220263 gene encoding rap guanine nucleotide exchange factor 4-like isoform X1: MMIKRFRSNHEAMRQVVGKLNPPYILYLPLILKDLTFIHEGNKSYRNGLVYFEKMNNLMNKMFLKSPLRQKLTFSDQSLSVERAKTIRHYVRNLKVIDDQRKLRQLSRNIEP; this comes from the exons ATGATGATAAAGAGATTCAGAAG TAACCATGAGGCTATGAGACAGGTGGTTGGCAAACTGAACCCACCTTacattctctatctccctctcattttaAAAG ACCTGACTTTCATCCACGAAGGCAATAAGAGTTACCGAAATGGCCTGGTATACTTTGAAAAAATG AATAACCTCATGAACAAAATGTTTCTGAAGAGTCCTCTCAGACAGAAACTCACAT TTTCTGACCAGTCACTGTCAGTGGAGAGAGCTAAAACCATACGGCACTATGTCAGGAACCTCAAAGTCATTGATGACCAACGCAAGCTCCGTCAGTTGTCCCGGAACATTGAGCCTTGA
- the LOC116220263 gene encoding rap guanine nucleotide exchange factor 4-like isoform X2, producing the protein MRTCCNHEAMRQVVGKLNPPYILYLPLILKDLTFIHEGNKSYRNGLVYFEKMNNLMNKMFLKSPLRQKLTFSDQSLSVERAKTIRHYVRNLKVIDDQRKLRQLSRNIEP; encoded by the exons ATGAGAACATGCTG TAACCATGAGGCTATGAGACAGGTGGTTGGCAAACTGAACCCACCTTacattctctatctccctctcattttaAAAG ACCTGACTTTCATCCACGAAGGCAATAAGAGTTACCGAAATGGCCTGGTATACTTTGAAAAAATG AATAACCTCATGAACAAAATGTTTCTGAAGAGTCCTCTCAGACAGAAACTCACAT TTTCTGACCAGTCACTGTCAGTGGAGAGAGCTAAAACCATACGGCACTATGTCAGGAACCTCAAAGTCATTGATGACCAACGCAAGCTCCGTCAGTTGTCCCGGAACATTGAGCCTTGA
- the LOC116220260 gene encoding histone H2A, sperm-like — protein MSGLGKKVAAVTAKTSTSRSSRAGLQFPVGRFARLLRKGNYAPRIGSGASVYLAAVIEYLCAEVLELAGNACKDNRKKRIGPRHLQLAVRNDEELNTLLGGVTISEGGVLPNIHAQLLPKKTMSGDSGKAVNSQEF, from the coding sequence ATGTCCGGTCTTGGGAAGAAAGTTGCTGCTGTTACGGCCAAGACTAGCACGTCCCGCTCCTCACGTGCTGGTCTACAATTCCCTGTTGGTCGATTTGCTCGCTTGCTGCGTAAAGGCAACTATGCACCGCGTATTGGAAGCGGGGCGTCTGTCTACCTGGCTGCCGTCATCGAGTACCTGTGTGCGGAGGTGCTGGAGTTGGCTGGTAACGCCTGCAAGGATAACCGAAAAAAGCGTATAGGCCCACGTCACCTCCAGCTTGCTGTTAGGAACGACGAGGAGCTCAACACCCTTCTTGGAGGGGTGACAATCTCGGAAGGCGGTGTTCTTCCAAACATCCACGCTCAGCTGCTACCCAAGAAGACCATGAGTGGTGACTCAGGCAAAGCTGTAAATTCCCAAGAGTTTTAA